The genomic region CAGGATGATGTCGGCCTTGGCGACCGCCTCGCCGATGGGGTAGGCGTCGAAGCCGTCCTGCTTCGCTTCGGCCAGGCTCGATCCCGAGCCAATGATGACCTTGAAGCCACTCTCGCGCGTGTTGGCCGCCTGCGCCTTGCCCTGAATGCCGTAGCCCAGCACGGCGATCGTCTTGCCCTTCAGGACGTCCCAATTCACGTCTTCGTCGCGGTAGATTTTTTCCATTGTGTATGTGCTTCTTAGAGTGCGGATGGTCGTCATCTTTCGGAGTACGTCAGGATGACGAGCCGAGGCGTGCCTAGACTGACCTACAGCGCAATTTCGCGATTTACGTTCTTATAGTAGATGTACTTCGATGGCGACGGGCCCGTGGCGTAGAAGCTTTGGGGGCAGAACGGGGCCATCCAGATGAAGTCGGTCTGCTCGACCTCCATCCATTCGCCATCGAGGTAGTACATGCCCTTGCCGGCCAGGAAGTAGAGGCCGTGCTCCATCACGTGCGTCTCGACGTACGGCAGGCCGTGGCCGGGGTCGAACGTGAAGATGTTCATCGCCAGGTCGTACTGCAGATCGTCGGGGATCAGCAGTTGCAGCCGGGCGTGCTCATTGCCGGCGAAGGGCTCGGGTTTGACGTCGCGCTCATGGCCGACGATCGCTTTCGGCTGGCCCACGCCGACCGTGGCTTCGTACGTCTTGCGCAACAGCAGGAGGGAGGCTGGCCCGGAAGCTTTGATCTCGAACGCAGCCGTGTGGGGCACAAACGCGAACCCGCCCGCGGATAGGTTCGACTGCTGACCGTCGACGGTGATCGTGATGTCGCCGCTCAGCAGGTAGACGAACGCTTCC from Tepidisphaeraceae bacterium harbors:
- the allE gene encoding (S)-ureidoglycine aminohydrolase, whose translation is MRSPDQLVHSRARLRRRYALFPIEGYPTSRLPLWNGAEVRILTSPAMGAGFVQYKIDLTAGGGTQQASDGRTEAFVYLLSGDITITVDGQQSNLSAGGFAFVPHTAAFEIKASGPASLLLLRKTYEATVGVGQPKAIVGHERDVKPEPFAGNEHARLQLLIPDDLQYDLAMNIFTFDPGHGLPYVETHVMEHGLYFLAGKGMYYLDGEWMEVEQTDFIWMAPFCPQSFYATGPSPSKYIYYKNVNREIAL